The DNA segment CTCTTTGAAAAAAACTCTTTGAACAGAAAGAAAGTACCTTATAAAAAGCTTAACAATTAAGGATTTCTTTGTGGCAAAGAATCCCATTTCTTTAATTTTCTCATCATCAAAATTAAAAATTTTCTTAATGGCTAAAAGAGAAAGGGCCCTTAATCCCACTGGATAAAAGGCCATTGTCTCAATTTCTTTGTATTTAATTGGATAACCCAATTTTTCTAGTTCATCTTCTAATTTTTTAAGACCTTCTTTTCCTTTCTCTTTTAAAATATAGTCTCCATCGGTTTTGAAAACTACCCCCCTTACTTCACCTTTAATTTCCATTAATTTTTTGATGGTTTCTTTTGTGATTTCTTGGTTCATATAAAAATGTTTTAAATAGTTTCTACGATCGACT comes from the Patescibacteria group bacterium genome and includes:
- a CDS encoding 4-vinyl reductase → MNQEITKETIKKLMEIKGEVRGVVFKTDGDYILKEKGKEGLKKLEDELEKLGYPIKYKEIETMAFYPVGLRALSLLAIKKIFNFDDEKIKEMGFFATKKSLIVKLFIRYFLSVQRVFFKEAPKIWKEHWTTGDLIPLELDEEKKYAILKVENFNLHHLYCYYLRGYFSGILQLIVKSPQITCEEIKCYFRGDRHHKYLLKWK